The proteins below are encoded in one region of Salmo salar chromosome ssa02, Ssal_v3.1, whole genome shotgun sequence:
- the LOC106588948 gene encoding noggin-2-like gives MNVLINWLRSVLLCWTYLVVFLTRATSMIPNQEQVRSETPVGQKDTDFDDVSFLRTRSSSFVSSSQPIRPYSLSMNEGDYHYAPKPKHLRHNRLLRILGSSFDPFWMSIERPAEARVDTDASAGQTASRGDPPAPPALPNYTTNEGFNFGASPELTEGAARYQRKLQNDAEDLDLSELPADVASTLRDWLVRSATCGMRYQWVQLAPVFWPRWLRHTDCEKSGGSRSCSFPSGMACRQAQTTQIKILAWHCWSSEERGGDGLRGMAGIDRETVVVGTGVAGRKCLWRQVPYPVVTACKCSCK, from the coding sequence ATGAATGTATTGATAAATTGGTTAAGGAGCGTTTTACTGTGCTGGACATATCTGGTTGTCTTTCTCACCCGCGCAACTTCAATGATTCCCAACCAGGAGCAGGTGCGCAGTGAAACCCCTGTGGGCCAAAAGGACACGGATTTCGATGATGTATCCTTTCTACGGACCAGATCAAGTAGTTTCGTATCTTCCTCGCAGCCGATTCGGCCATATTCACTCTCGATGAATGAGGGGGATTACCATTACGCGCCGAAACCCAAACACCTGCGGCACAACCGGCTCCTGCGCATTTTGGGCTCGTCTTTCGATCCGTTCTGGATGTCCATAGAACGCCCAGCCGAAGCAAGGGTCGACACCGATGCGTCTGCTGGTCAAACTGCGTCTCGTGGTGACCCGCCCGCTCCTCCCGCCTTACCAAACTACACCACCAACGAGGGGTTCAACTTCGGCGCGTCTCCAGAGCTGACAGAGGGTGCAGCGCGCTACCAACGAAAACTACAAAACGACGCAGAGGATTTGGACTTGAGTGAACTTCCTGCAGACGTTGCCAGCACTCTGCGTGACTGGCTGGTCCGCTCGGCCACCTGTGGAATGCGCTACCAGTGGGTACAGTTAGCTCCAGTGTTCTGGCCCCGCTGGTTACGCCACACCGACTGCGAAAAATCTGGTGGCTCGCGGAGTTGCTCTTTCCCTAGCGGGATGGCATGCCGGCAGGCCCAAACCACACAGATAAAGATACTGGCCTGGCACTGCTGGAGCAGCGAAGAGAGAGGCGGGGATGGGTTAAGAGGGATGGCCGGGATCGACAGGGAGActgtggtggtggggacaggtgTTGCAGGCAGAAAGTGTTTGTGGAGGCAGGTGCCTTATCCTGTGGTTACAGCGTGTAAATGTTCGTGCAAATAG
- the LOC106589018 gene encoding target of Myb protein 1 isoform X1, translating to MEFLIGSPFSSPVGQRIERATSAALHSEDWALNMEICDIINETDEGPKDAVKAIKKRIVGNKSFREIMLALTVLEACVKNCGHRFHVLVASQDFVEGVLVRAILPKNNPPTTLHDRVLSLIQAWADAFRSSPSLGGVVCVYEDLRRRGLEFPMTDLDALSPIHTPLRSIPENHSSVTVPAPPPQGQTPRGPAAPAASSPTQAALAAVPPQLSDGPISISPEQAQKLRVDLALVRGNLTVMTEMLNQLTPGQSQQEDSELLQQLYQVCREMQSRVVELIPRLVDEGLIEELLVVNDDLNNAFIRYDRFDRLNKAQRTATEQQTPARANLIDLSPVPQSLSQPATTSAAASQPAFSAPSDQRQAANHSAPEEDEFDMFAQTRGSSLADQRKSMRYEDPGAVEGLAGALDTRLQVTGAIPSSKPSPKNSTLEDIDRLLSADTETQPEAGDREGLPCEEFDKFLEERAKVADHIPSTRSLPPVSSRPPPQSARQQESSHDQLFSL from the exons ATGGAGTTTCTCATAGGAAGCCCCTTCTCTTCTCCTGTTGGACAACGAATTG AACGAGCCACCAGCGCCGCGCTGCATTCAGAGGACTGGGCCCTTAACATGGAGATATGTGACATCATCAACGAGACAGACGAAGG ACCCAAAGATGCAGTCAAAGCCATAAAGAAGAGGATTGTTGGTAATAAGAGCTTCAGGGAGATCATGTTGGCTTTGACA GTTCTGGAGGCATGTGTAAAGAACTGTGGCCACCGGTTCCATGTTCTAGTGGCGTCCCAGGACTTTGTGGAGGGGGTTCTGGTCCGAGCCATCCTGCCCAAGAACAACCCTCCCACCACCCTGCACGACCGGGTGCTGAGCCTCATACAG gcgtGGGCCGACGCGTTCCGTAGCTCTCCCTCTCTGGGAGGTGTGGTCTGTGTGTACGAGGATCTGAGGAGGCGGGGCCTGGAGTTCCCTATGACCGACCTGGACGCCCTCTCCCCCATCCACACCCCCCTCAGG AGCATTCCAGAGAACCACTCCTCTGTTACAGTGCCAGCTCCACCACCTCAGGGTCAGACTCCCCGTGGCCCTGCTGCCCCTGCTGCCTCATCCCCTACCCAGGCTGCATTGGCTGCCGTGCCCCCACAACTCAGCGACGGACCCATCTCCATCTCACCTGAACAG GCCCAGAAGCTGAGAGTTGACCTGGCTCTGGTCAGGGGGAACCTGACTGTGATGACTGAGATGTTGAACCAGTTGACGCCTGGACAGAGCCAGCAGGAGGACTCGGAGCTACTGCAG CAGTTGTACCAGGTGTGTAGGGAGATGCAGAGCCGTGTGGTGGAGCTGATCCCCAGGCTGGTGGACGAGGGCCTCATAGAGGAGCTGCTGGTCGTCAACGATGACTTAAACAATGCCTTCATCCGCTACGACAG GTTTGACAGACTCAATAAGGCCCAGAGAACAGCTACAGAGCAG CAGACTCCTGCCAGGGCCAACCTCATTGACCTCAGCCCTGTGCCCCAGTCCCTCAGCCAACCAGCAACCACCTCTGCGGCCGCCAGCCAACCCGCATTCAGCGCTCCCTCCGATCAGAGGCAGGCAGCCAACCACA gTGCACCAGAGGAGGATGAGTTTGACATGTTTGCCCAGACCAGGGGCAGCTCTCTGGCCGATCAGAGGAAGAG tatgcGGTACGAGGACCCAGGAGCAGTGGAAGGACTGGCTGGAGCCCTGGACACCAGGTTACAGGTCACTGGAGCG aTTCCTTCGTCTAAGCCTAGCCCTAAGAACTCCACCCTGGAAGACATTGACAGATTGCTGTCTGCGGACACAGAAACG CAACCAGAGGCTGGGGACAGGGAAGGGCTGCCCTGTGAGG aGTTTGACAAGTTTCTGGAGGAAAGGGCGAAGGTGGCCGACCACATTCCCTCAACACGCAGCCTGCCCCCCGTCTCGTCCAGGCCCCCGCCACAATCCGCCCGGCAACAGGAGAGCTCCCATGACCAGCTTTTCTCACTCTGA
- the LOC106589018 gene encoding target of Myb protein 1 isoform X2 yields the protein MEFLIGSPFSSPVGQRIERATSAALHSEDWALNMEICDIINETDEGPKDAVKAIKKRIVGNKSFREIMLALTVLEACVKNCGHRFHVLVASQDFVEGVLVRAILPKNNPPTTLHDRVLSLIQAWADAFRSSPSLGGVVCVYEDLRRRGLEFPMTDLDALSPIHTPLRSIPENHSSVTVPAPPPQGQTPRGPAAPAASSPTQAALAAVPPQLSDGPISISPEQAQKLRVDLALVRGNLTVMTEMLNQLTPGQSQQEDSELLQQLYQVCREMQSRVVELIPRLVDEGLIEELLVVNDDLNNAFIRYDRFDRLNKAQRTATEQTPARANLIDLSPVPQSLSQPATTSAAASQPAFSAPSDQRQAANHSAPEEDEFDMFAQTRGSSLADQRKSMRYEDPGAVEGLAGALDTRLQVTGAIPSSKPSPKNSTLEDIDRLLSADTETQPEAGDREGLPCEEFDKFLEERAKVADHIPSTRSLPPVSSRPPPQSARQQESSHDQLFSL from the exons ATGGAGTTTCTCATAGGAAGCCCCTTCTCTTCTCCTGTTGGACAACGAATTG AACGAGCCACCAGCGCCGCGCTGCATTCAGAGGACTGGGCCCTTAACATGGAGATATGTGACATCATCAACGAGACAGACGAAGG ACCCAAAGATGCAGTCAAAGCCATAAAGAAGAGGATTGTTGGTAATAAGAGCTTCAGGGAGATCATGTTGGCTTTGACA GTTCTGGAGGCATGTGTAAAGAACTGTGGCCACCGGTTCCATGTTCTAGTGGCGTCCCAGGACTTTGTGGAGGGGGTTCTGGTCCGAGCCATCCTGCCCAAGAACAACCCTCCCACCACCCTGCACGACCGGGTGCTGAGCCTCATACAG gcgtGGGCCGACGCGTTCCGTAGCTCTCCCTCTCTGGGAGGTGTGGTCTGTGTGTACGAGGATCTGAGGAGGCGGGGCCTGGAGTTCCCTATGACCGACCTGGACGCCCTCTCCCCCATCCACACCCCCCTCAGG AGCATTCCAGAGAACCACTCCTCTGTTACAGTGCCAGCTCCACCACCTCAGGGTCAGACTCCCCGTGGCCCTGCTGCCCCTGCTGCCTCATCCCCTACCCAGGCTGCATTGGCTGCCGTGCCCCCACAACTCAGCGACGGACCCATCTCCATCTCACCTGAACAG GCCCAGAAGCTGAGAGTTGACCTGGCTCTGGTCAGGGGGAACCTGACTGTGATGACTGAGATGTTGAACCAGTTGACGCCTGGACAGAGCCAGCAGGAGGACTCGGAGCTACTGCAG CAGTTGTACCAGGTGTGTAGGGAGATGCAGAGCCGTGTGGTGGAGCTGATCCCCAGGCTGGTGGACGAGGGCCTCATAGAGGAGCTGCTGGTCGTCAACGATGACTTAAACAATGCCTTCATCCGCTACGACAG GTTTGACAGACTCAATAAGGCCCAGAGAACAGCTACAGAGCAG ACTCCTGCCAGGGCCAACCTCATTGACCTCAGCCCTGTGCCCCAGTCCCTCAGCCAACCAGCAACCACCTCTGCGGCCGCCAGCCAACCCGCATTCAGCGCTCCCTCCGATCAGAGGCAGGCAGCCAACCACA gTGCACCAGAGGAGGATGAGTTTGACATGTTTGCCCAGACCAGGGGCAGCTCTCTGGCCGATCAGAGGAAGAG tatgcGGTACGAGGACCCAGGAGCAGTGGAAGGACTGGCTGGAGCCCTGGACACCAGGTTACAGGTCACTGGAGCG aTTCCTTCGTCTAAGCCTAGCCCTAAGAACTCCACCCTGGAAGACATTGACAGATTGCTGTCTGCGGACACAGAAACG CAACCAGAGGCTGGGGACAGGGAAGGGCTGCCCTGTGAGG aGTTTGACAAGTTTCTGGAGGAAAGGGCGAAGGTGGCCGACCACATTCCCTCAACACGCAGCCTGCCCCCCGTCTCGTCCAGGCCCCCGCCACAATCCGCCCGGCAACAGGAGAGCTCCCATGACCAGCTTTTCTCACTCTGA
- the LOC106589018 gene encoding target of Myb protein 1 isoform X3: MLTERATSAALHSEDWALNMEICDIINETDEGPKDAVKAIKKRIVGNKSFREIMLALTVLEACVKNCGHRFHVLVASQDFVEGVLVRAILPKNNPPTTLHDRVLSLIQAWADAFRSSPSLGGVVCVYEDLRRRGLEFPMTDLDALSPIHTPLRSIPENHSSVTVPAPPPQGQTPRGPAAPAASSPTQAALAAVPPQLSDGPISISPEQAQKLRVDLALVRGNLTVMTEMLNQLTPGQSQQEDSELLQQLYQVCREMQSRVVELIPRLVDEGLIEELLVVNDDLNNAFIRYDRFDRLNKAQRTATEQQTPARANLIDLSPVPQSLSQPATTSAAASQPAFSAPSDQRQAANHSAPEEDEFDMFAQTRGSSLADQRKSMRYEDPGAVEGLAGALDTRLQVTGAIPSSKPSPKNSTLEDIDRLLSADTETQPEAGDREGLPCEEFDKFLEERAKVADHIPSTRSLPPVSSRPPPQSARQQESSHDQLFSL, translated from the exons ATGTTGACAGAACGAGCCACCAGCGCCGCGCTGCATTCAGAGGACTGGGCCCTTAACATGGAGATATGTGACATCATCAACGAGACAGACGAAGG ACCCAAAGATGCAGTCAAAGCCATAAAGAAGAGGATTGTTGGTAATAAGAGCTTCAGGGAGATCATGTTGGCTTTGACA GTTCTGGAGGCATGTGTAAAGAACTGTGGCCACCGGTTCCATGTTCTAGTGGCGTCCCAGGACTTTGTGGAGGGGGTTCTGGTCCGAGCCATCCTGCCCAAGAACAACCCTCCCACCACCCTGCACGACCGGGTGCTGAGCCTCATACAG gcgtGGGCCGACGCGTTCCGTAGCTCTCCCTCTCTGGGAGGTGTGGTCTGTGTGTACGAGGATCTGAGGAGGCGGGGCCTGGAGTTCCCTATGACCGACCTGGACGCCCTCTCCCCCATCCACACCCCCCTCAGG AGCATTCCAGAGAACCACTCCTCTGTTACAGTGCCAGCTCCACCACCTCAGGGTCAGACTCCCCGTGGCCCTGCTGCCCCTGCTGCCTCATCCCCTACCCAGGCTGCATTGGCTGCCGTGCCCCCACAACTCAGCGACGGACCCATCTCCATCTCACCTGAACAG GCCCAGAAGCTGAGAGTTGACCTGGCTCTGGTCAGGGGGAACCTGACTGTGATGACTGAGATGTTGAACCAGTTGACGCCTGGACAGAGCCAGCAGGAGGACTCGGAGCTACTGCAG CAGTTGTACCAGGTGTGTAGGGAGATGCAGAGCCGTGTGGTGGAGCTGATCCCCAGGCTGGTGGACGAGGGCCTCATAGAGGAGCTGCTGGTCGTCAACGATGACTTAAACAATGCCTTCATCCGCTACGACAG GTTTGACAGACTCAATAAGGCCCAGAGAACAGCTACAGAGCAG CAGACTCCTGCCAGGGCCAACCTCATTGACCTCAGCCCTGTGCCCCAGTCCCTCAGCCAACCAGCAACCACCTCTGCGGCCGCCAGCCAACCCGCATTCAGCGCTCCCTCCGATCAGAGGCAGGCAGCCAACCACA gTGCACCAGAGGAGGATGAGTTTGACATGTTTGCCCAGACCAGGGGCAGCTCTCTGGCCGATCAGAGGAAGAG tatgcGGTACGAGGACCCAGGAGCAGTGGAAGGACTGGCTGGAGCCCTGGACACCAGGTTACAGGTCACTGGAGCG aTTCCTTCGTCTAAGCCTAGCCCTAAGAACTCCACCCTGGAAGACATTGACAGATTGCTGTCTGCGGACACAGAAACG CAACCAGAGGCTGGGGACAGGGAAGGGCTGCCCTGTGAGG aGTTTGACAAGTTTCTGGAGGAAAGGGCGAAGGTGGCCGACCACATTCCCTCAACACGCAGCCTGCCCCCCGTCTCGTCCAGGCCCCCGCCACAATCCGCCCGGCAACAGGAGAGCTCCCATGACCAGCTTTTCTCACTCTGA
- the LOC106589049 gene encoding osteocalcin 2b: MKSLTLLTICAVLSVSLSMNDLAPDVVLDPAPDTAAEPAPAADSSASSSDSSSASDSSASASDSSDTDSSSSSSESSSSESASAEATAEDPAAATEPDVIMKRDLASVLLRRKRAAGPAAAAFTLTQVESLSEVCELNLACEHMAETAGIIAAYTAYYGPPPF, encoded by the exons ATGAAGTCTCTGACTCTCCTGACCATTTGTGCCGTtctgtcggtctctctgtccATGAACG ATCTGGCTCCTGATGTGGTTCTCGATCCTGCTCCTGACACTGCTGCTGAACCAGCACCAGCCGCAGACTCCTCCGCATCTTCATCAGATTCCTCCTCGGCTTCCGACTCATCAGCCTCTGCCTCAGACTCCTCGGACACTGactcttcctcatcctcttcaGAGTCTTCTTCTTCAGAGTCAGCTAGTGCTGAAG cTACGGCAGAGGACCCAGCTGCAGCTACAGAGCCAGACGTGATTATGAAGAGAGACCTGGCCTCAGTGCTGCTGAGGAGGAAGAGAGCGGCTGGACCTGCAGCTGCTGCCTTCACCCTCACCCAGGTGGAGAG tcTGAGTGAGGTGTGCGAGCTCAACCTGGCCTGTGAGCACATGGCGGAGACAGCAGGCATCATTGCAGCATACACCGCATACTATGGACCTCCTCCCTTCTAA